In Reinekea thalattae, a genomic segment contains:
- a CDS encoding sensor histidine kinase, translated as MVFDWGQLVLATIIYIAVLFYIAYLAEQGKIPDKILKHPLVFILAFGVCCSSWTFYGSVGMAYEIQHGYLAFYLGVSILLLFSAIIIRPLFTLAKNYQLSSLADLFAFRYRSRWVGLLTALGVFLAVMPLLALQIQAITDVIVTLDPNAHTRSIAATVSVILLYVTMLFGTRSIKPSERHPGLIFALAIESAFKLVVLLIIGVVASSEIGGGLGSMQTWANSVDAELLPRAFMNPMQWFSLLLLFVIAPLVLPHLFQILFRESAKPGRMQFITWAAPLYVFLMALPILPIMWAGVKTGSSLSPEYFTLSVGLALESPGLIWLTFIGGLSAASGVTVIAALSISSMLLNHLVLPFNKPKNDSDVYQWLIWSRRILITFVFASIFGFYVFLNQVHNQSTLLITSYSGLVQMAPGLVGLLFWSRANHKAFIVGVTLGLFFWVIWQLAPVLSDSLSLVSRLPLQFAIDRDNWTEVVFYSLSLNTVAFIITALITKPTEAEQAAAEICVISRVDRRQRLPLKAKNAREFIEALARPLGQVMAEREVQRALTKLRLDLSEYRPYALRRLRDTIEANLSGLMGPSVAQATVSHYLPYEQVEAVRSEDIHFLEQNLDNYHFQLSGMAAELDRLRRHHRETLYRLPIGVCSLTSDGEILLWNQVMTKLTNIEEEQAIGAKADSLPDPWYKLFDNFINGHDEKITIEQENPSDPRNNRWFSLHKTSFGKASTDLNEGIILLLEDETEYKRLESELVHSERLASIGQLAAGIAHEIGNPITGIDCLAQDLKYATSQDDIIDIGEQIRLQTERVTKIVRSLVNFSHSGSENGKSGNHPHSLRQIVQDAMDLLALSRDENQVHFVNKVDPSYEVICEPQRLAQVFINLLGNARDASPANEAVVVDASIEPKRETLSITVTDRGTGIAEDVIDHIFDPFFTTKEVGKGTGLGLFLSYTIVEEHYGHISVKSPAYLLEGVGTQFTIRLPLHSNTVTLGNN; from the coding sequence ATGGTTTTTGATTGGGGCCAACTGGTATTAGCCACCATCATCTACATTGCGGTGTTGTTTTATATTGCCTACCTCGCCGAGCAGGGCAAAATTCCTGATAAAATTTTAAAACACCCGCTGGTCTTTATTCTGGCCTTCGGTGTCTGCTGTAGCTCCTGGACCTTTTACGGTTCGGTTGGCATGGCCTACGAAATCCAACACGGTTATCTCGCCTTTTACTTAGGCGTCTCCATCCTATTGTTATTCTCGGCCATTATTATTCGGCCGCTCTTTACGCTGGCAAAAAACTATCAGCTTTCCTCTCTGGCGGATTTATTCGCTTTTCGTTATCGCTCACGCTGGGTTGGTTTACTCACCGCTCTGGGGGTGTTTTTAGCGGTGATGCCGTTATTAGCCCTGCAAATTCAAGCGATTACCGATGTTATTGTAACGCTCGACCCAAACGCCCACACTCGCTCCATTGCTGCAACCGTCAGTGTCATTTTGCTCTACGTCACCATGCTATTTGGTACGCGCAGCATTAAACCCAGTGAACGTCACCCAGGGCTTATTTTTGCACTGGCGATCGAATCGGCCTTTAAACTGGTGGTGCTGTTAATTATCGGCGTGGTTGCCAGCAGTGAAATAGGCGGTGGCCTTGGCTCTATGCAAACCTGGGCCAACTCGGTCGACGCAGAACTATTGCCTAGAGCCTTTATGAACCCAATGCAGTGGTTTTCGCTATTACTGCTGTTTGTTATTGCACCGTTGGTGCTGCCTCACCTGTTTCAAATTTTGTTCCGTGAAAGCGCCAAACCTGGGCGAATGCAATTTATTACTTGGGCTGCGCCGCTGTACGTCTTTTTGATGGCGTTACCTATTTTGCCAATTATGTGGGCTGGCGTTAAAACCGGCTCCAGCCTCAGCCCTGAGTATTTCACTCTCAGCGTTGGCCTTGCCCTAGAAAGCCCTGGCCTCATTTGGCTGACCTTTATTGGCGGTCTCTCTGCGGCTTCTGGTGTTACTGTAATTGCGGCGCTGTCTATTTCCAGCATGCTGCTTAACCATCTAGTACTGCCATTTAACAAGCCTAAAAACGACAGTGATGTCTATCAATGGCTGATCTGGTCCAGACGCATTCTCATCACCTTTGTGTTTGCCTCGATTTTTGGCTTTTATGTCTTTTTGAATCAGGTACATAATCAGTCGACGCTACTGATTACCTCCTATTCCGGCCTCGTACAGATGGCCCCGGGTTTGGTCGGGCTGCTTTTTTGGAGTCGAGCTAACCATAAAGCCTTTATTGTCGGCGTCACCCTTGGTTTATTTTTCTGGGTTATCTGGCAGCTGGCGCCAGTGTTGAGCGACAGTTTATCGTTAGTCAGCCGCTTACCATTACAGTTTGCTATTGATCGTGATAACTGGACTGAGGTGGTGTTCTATTCATTAAGCCTCAATACAGTCGCCTTTATCATCACTGCGCTGATCACTAAACCTACCGAAGCAGAACAGGCTGCTGCTGAAATCTGCGTTATCAGCCGAGTCGACCGACGCCAGCGCTTGCCGCTGAAAGCTAAAAATGCCCGTGAATTTATCGAAGCATTAGCGCGCCCACTTGGCCAAGTCATGGCTGAACGTGAAGTGCAACGAGCGCTCACCAAGCTGCGACTCGACTTAAGTGAATATCGGCCTTATGCCCTGCGTCGATTACGCGACACCATTGAAGCCAACTTATCTGGCTTGATGGGGCCTTCTGTAGCTCAAGCCACTGTTTCGCACTATTTGCCTTACGAACAGGTCGAAGCGGTACGCAGTGAAGACATTCACTTTTTAGAACAGAATTTAGACAACTACCACTTTCAACTCAGTGGCATGGCCGCCGAACTCGATCGGCTGCGCCGACATCACCGAGAAACACTCTACCGGCTGCCGATTGGTGTCTGCTCACTGACCTCTGATGGTGAAATCTTGCTGTGGAATCAGGTGATGACCAAACTCACCAACATCGAAGAAGAACAAGCCATCGGCGCAAAGGCGGACTCCTTACCCGATCCTTGGTATAAATTGTTCGATAACTTTATCAACGGTCACGACGAAAAAATCACCATCGAACAAGAAAACCCCAGCGATCCGCGCAATAATCGTTGGTTTAGTCTGCATAAAACCAGCTTTGGTAAAGCCAGCACCGACCTCAACGAAGGCATCATTTTGCTGCTCGAAGACGAAACCGAATACAAGCGTTTAGAGTCAGAGCTGGTGCATTCAGAGCGGCTCGCCTCCATTGGTCAGCTGGCCGCAGGCATTGCGCATGAGATTGGTAATCCAATCACTGGGATCGATTGCTTAGCGCAGGATTTAAAGTACGCCACCAGCCAAGACGACATTATTGATATTGGCGAACAGATACGGCTGCAAACCGAGCGCGTCACCAAAATTGTACGCTCACTGGTCAACTTCTCTCACTCTGGCTCGGAAAACGGCAAGTCTGGCAACCATCCGCATTCCTTGCGCCAAATCGTGCAGGATGCGATGGATCTACTGGCGCTATCACGTGACGAAAACCAGGTTCATTTCGTTAATAAAGTTGACCCCAGTTACGAAGTGATTTGCGAACCACAACGTTTGGCGCAAGTCTTTATTAACCTGCTCGGTAATGCGCGCGACGCGAGCCCTGCTAATGAAGCGGTGGTTGTCGATGCCAGCATTGAGCCAAAACGTGAAACCTTGAGTATTACCGTAACCGACCGTGGCACCGGCATCGCCGAAGATGTCATCGATCACATTTTCGACCCATTCTTCACCACCAAAGAGGTCGGCAAGGGTACCGGACTTGGGCTTTTCCTCTCCTACACCATTGTTGAAGAGCATTACGGCCACATTAGTGTGAAATCTCCGGCTTATTTACTTGAAGGTGTTGGAACTCAATTCACGATTAGGCTACCCTTGCACAGCAATACTGTTACCCTAGGTAACAATTAA
- the gluQRS gene encoding tRNA glutamyl-Q(34) synthetase GluQRS — MSIVHPSSTAAVQSRSGYRGRFAPTPSGPLHFGSLFGALVSYLDAKSQQGQWLLRIEDIDPPREQPGAADAILATLEAHGLYWDEQETYQSDNSERYLAHLDELEQQKLLFWCQCSRKDLAGVHPYPGTCRQHQNSRPNSAIRFLAQEGVDCFVDIFQGAQQANIQQQFGDVILRRRDGLFAYQLAVVCDDIASKISHVIRGIDLLDSVYWQRALYRAFGKGLPHYGHFAVIHNANSEQKLSKQNLAPAVDVQQASVNLQQALRLLAIDVDLDTPERMLQQAITQWQRASLANRQIITLAPEALLP; from the coding sequence ATGAGTATTGTACACCCTTCGTCAACCGCCGCCGTGCAAAGCCGTTCTGGCTATCGTGGCCGCTTTGCACCGACGCCTAGCGGCCCGCTGCACTTTGGCTCTTTGTTTGGTGCTTTAGTCAGTTACTTGGATGCAAAATCTCAACAGGGGCAATGGTTACTGCGCATAGAAGATATCGACCCGCCTAGAGAACAGCCCGGTGCGGCCGATGCCATCCTTGCAACACTCGAAGCGCACGGACTTTATTGGGATGAACAAGAAACCTACCAGTCCGATAACAGTGAACGCTATTTAGCTCACTTAGACGAACTCGAACAACAAAAACTACTATTTTGGTGCCAATGCAGCCGTAAAGATTTAGCGGGTGTTCATCCTTATCCGGGCACCTGCCGGCAGCACCAAAACTCTCGGCCCAATAGCGCCATCCGGTTTTTAGCACAAGAAGGTGTCGATTGTTTTGTTGATATTTTTCAAGGTGCGCAGCAGGCTAACATTCAACAGCAGTTTGGCGACGTCATATTGCGTCGCCGCGACGGCTTATTTGCCTATCAGTTAGCGGTTGTTTGCGATGATATTGCCAGCAAGATTAGCCACGTCATTCGCGGTATCGATCTGCTAGATTCGGTTTATTGGCAACGCGCGCTGTACCGAGCCTTTGGTAAAGGGCTGCCGCACTACGGTCACTTTGCAGTCATTCACAACGCCAATAGCGAACAAAAGCTGAGTAAGCAAAATCTGGCTCCAGCTGTCGATGTACAACAGGCCAGTGTTAATTTACAGCAAGCGTTAAGGCTGCTCGCCATCGATGTTGATCTCGACACCCCTGAACGCATGCTGCAACAGGCGATCACACAATGGCAGCGGGCGTCACTTGCCAACCGACAGATCATTACACTGGCGCCTGAGGCTCTGTTGCCATAA
- the folK gene encoding 2-amino-4-hydroxy-6-hydroxymethyldihydropteridine diphosphokinase — protein MKTAYIALGSNLDVPAKHIEQALEDLAQLPESNLVACSNWYKTEAIGGPANQPDYINAACCLSTALDPGLLLQELQAIEQQHGRLRLEHWGPRTLDLDIIWYQDIACQDPLLTLPHPRAHQRAFVLQPLLDLNAEFPLQGHSLSHWRQQLHDQRIEQISLA, from the coding sequence ATGAAAACGGCTTACATTGCTTTAGGCAGCAACCTTGATGTTCCAGCGAAGCACATAGAGCAAGCGCTGGAAGATCTCGCTCAACTGCCTGAAAGCAACCTAGTTGCCTGCTCAAACTGGTATAAAACCGAAGCCATTGGCGGCCCTGCAAATCAACCGGATTACATCAATGCTGCCTGCTGTTTAAGCACCGCGCTTGACCCTGGCTTACTGCTTCAAGAACTTCAAGCGATCGAGCAGCAGCATGGCCGACTGCGACTTGAACACTGGGGTCCTCGCACGCTCGATTTAGACATCATTTGGTATCAAGACATCGCCTGTCAGGATCCACTACTGACGCTGCCACACCCTAGAGCCCACCAGCGCGCCTTTGTGCTACAACCCTTACTCGATCTCAATGCTGAATTTCCACTACAGGGACATTCTCTGAGCCATTGGCGACAGCAACTGCATGATCAGCGAATCGAACAGATCAGCTTGGCGTAA
- the pcnB gene encoding polynucleotide adenylyltransferase PcnB: MVVNWIKRWINQPEKQSLLVDISRDDHKVSRRNVSHNALKVLYRLQNSGYEAYLVGGCVRDIQLGLSPKDFDVATNATPEDVRKLFTNSRIIGRRFRIVHVNFGREVIEVTTFRGQADKGGSDQKQTSEGMLVRDNVYGSLEDDAQRRDFTINAMYYTAKDFSIKAYPQSMRDLAERKIRIIGDAETRYREDPVRMLRAIRFAAKLGFSIEEKTRQPIAKQANLLANIAPARLFDEVIKLLMNGQGLKTWQAMQQHKLDQPLFPLSCQAIKQSKTLDYDAFIAQALVNTDARVNAGKPVTPAFLYAALLWPAVREQALTNIKMGSPEMPAWHKAMGSVLSAQVKVIAIPKRFSLPMKEIWELQLRLTKRSPKRAEQLLGHPRFRAAYDFLVLREQAGEALNGLGQWWTDYQNAHPEQRAKIAANSRSDQPNKRRRRRPPASKPSQAS, from the coding sequence ATGGTCGTTAACTGGATAAAACGCTGGATCAACCAGCCTGAAAAACAATCGTTGTTGGTAGACATCTCTCGTGATGATCACAAGGTGTCGCGCCGTAATGTCAGCCACAATGCCCTCAAGGTACTTTATCGCCTACAAAACTCAGGCTACGAAGCCTATTTAGTCGGCGGCTGCGTGCGAGACATACAACTGGGTTTATCACCAAAAGATTTCGACGTTGCCACTAACGCAACGCCCGAGGATGTTCGCAAACTCTTCACCAACTCCCGAATTATCGGTCGCCGTTTCCGTATTGTGCACGTTAACTTTGGTCGAGAAGTTATCGAAGTCACCACCTTTCGTGGTCAGGCAGACAAAGGCGGCTCTGATCAAAAACAGACTTCCGAAGGTATGTTGGTACGCGACAACGTCTACGGCAGCTTAGAAGATGACGCCCAACGGCGTGACTTTACTATTAATGCGATGTACTACACCGCCAAAGATTTCTCCATTAAAGCCTACCCTCAAAGTATGCGGGATTTAGCCGAGCGTAAAATACGCATCATTGGCGATGCCGAAACTCGTTATCGCGAAGATCCGGTTCGTATGCTTCGTGCGATTCGCTTTGCGGCTAAATTAGGTTTTAGCATTGAAGAGAAAACTCGCCAGCCGATTGCTAAACAGGCCAACCTGTTAGCCAACATTGCGCCGGCGCGGCTGTTTGATGAAGTCATCAAGCTGCTGATGAATGGTCAGGGCTTAAAAACTTGGCAGGCGATGCAACAGCACAAGCTTGATCAACCCTTATTTCCGCTCAGCTGCCAAGCCATAAAGCAAAGCAAAACACTCGATTACGATGCCTTTATTGCTCAAGCATTGGTCAACACCGATGCCCGAGTTAATGCTGGCAAACCGGTCACTCCGGCATTCTTGTATGCGGCGCTACTGTGGCCTGCAGTGCGAGAGCAAGCCTTAACTAACATTAAAATGGGCTCGCCAGAAATGCCTGCTTGGCACAAAGCGATGGGCAGCGTACTGAGCGCACAAGTCAAAGTGATTGCCATTCCAAAACGCTTTTCATTACCAATGAAAGAGATTTGGGAGTTGCAACTTAGACTAACCAAGCGCAGCCCAAAACGCGCCGAACAGCTACTTGGTCACCCTCGTTTCAGAGCCGCTTATGACTTTTTAGTATTGCGTGAACAGGCCGGAGAAGCCTTAAACGGCTTAGGTCAATGGTGGACCGACTATCAAAATGCGCACCCAGAGCAACGGGCTAAAATTGCCGCCAATAGCCGCTCCGACCAGCCCAATAAACGCCGTCGCCGCCGACCACCTGCAAGTAAGCCATCTCAAGCATCATGA
- a CDS encoding prepilin-type N-terminal cleavage/methylation domain-containing protein yields MHKNRGFTLVELVVVMIILGILSAFALPRFFSTSTFQNSFDQSDFINALDWTKNRAVTAHCSYEMRLTDQGWSVYRDNDCSTQLTEVGCTSSLKMVGPVNNSLASALSGTYPTVSSANSPLRLIYLATGELAVSNSLASDSCTDLPTSLTASRGTINLESNRTLSYDEATAYVEIQ; encoded by the coding sequence ATGCATAAAAACCGAGGCTTTACGCTGGTTGAACTGGTTGTCGTGATGATTATTCTCGGCATACTTTCAGCTTTTGCGTTACCTCGGTTTTTTTCGACCTCGACATTCCAAAATTCATTTGACCAGTCAGACTTTATTAATGCGCTCGATTGGACAAAAAACCGCGCTGTTACCGCCCATTGCAGCTATGAAATGCGACTGACTGACCAAGGCTGGTCTGTGTATCGAGATAACGACTGCTCGACTCAATTGACCGAAGTTGGCTGCACCAGCTCACTAAAAATGGTCGGCCCGGTCAACAATAGCCTTGCCTCAGCCTTATCGGGTACTTACCCAACCGTGAGCAGTGCAAATAGTCCATTGCGATTAATCTATTTAGCCACCGGTGAATTAGCCGTGAGCAACAGTTTAGCCAGTGACAGCTGTACCGATTTACCAACCAGCTTGACCGCCAGCCGTGGTACCATCAACCTAGAGTCAAACAGAACGCTTTCTTACGATGAAGCCACTGCCTATGTTGAAATCCAATAG
- the panC gene encoding pantoate--beta-alanine ligase, with the protein MQVVDNLNDLRDKLSQVRAQGKRIAFVPTMGNLHQGHLSLIKKAKQHADFVVASIFINPTQFGESEDIDNYPKTLEEDKKHLIEDGCQLLYLPNKQIMYPQPDLTRVQVNHITTLHCGASRPGHFVGVATVVLKFFNQVQPDVAVFGLKDFQQFRVIEMMAENLFLPIEIIGVDTGRAEDGLAYSSRNNYLTAAERETAPTLYATLQKAAAQIQQGDSFDQIIRQAKEALHQAGMTPDYFNISRQLDLEPASEEDSKLVILAAAFLGKARLIDNICLTRS; encoded by the coding sequence ATGCAAGTTGTCGACAACCTTAATGACCTTAGAGACAAGCTCAGCCAAGTTCGAGCACAGGGCAAGCGCATTGCTTTTGTGCCAACCATGGGCAATTTACATCAAGGGCATTTAAGCCTGATAAAAAAAGCTAAGCAGCATGCCGACTTTGTTGTCGCCTCTATTTTTATTAACCCAACTCAGTTTGGTGAATCTGAAGATATCGACAACTATCCCAAGACCTTAGAAGAAGACAAAAAACATCTGATAGAAGATGGTTGCCAGCTGCTGTATTTGCCGAATAAACAAATCATGTACCCGCAACCAGATCTGACCCGAGTTCAGGTCAACCACATCACCACCTTGCATTGTGGTGCCAGCCGTCCTGGGCACTTTGTCGGCGTCGCGACAGTGGTACTTAAGTTTTTTAATCAGGTACAACCGGATGTCGCTGTTTTTGGTCTAAAAGATTTCCAGCAATTCCGCGTTATTGAAATGATGGCAGAAAATCTATTTTTGCCCATTGAGATTATCGGCGTGGATACCGGCCGAGCCGAAGATGGTTTGGCCTACAGCTCACGCAACAACTACCTAACAGCAGCAGAGCGAGAAACCGCACCCACGCTATACGCCACCTTACAAAAGGCAGCAGCGCAAATTCAACAGGGTGACAGCTTTGATCAGATTATTCGTCAGGCCAAAGAGGCTTTGCACCAAGCCGGAATGACGCCAGATTACTTCAACATCAGTCGACAGCTTGATTTAGAGCCCGCCAGTGAAGAGGATTCGAAACTGGTCATTTTGGCGGCCGCCTTTCTTGGTAAGGCTCGATTGATCGATAATATCTGCCTTACCCGCTCATAG
- the panD gene encoding aspartate 1-decarboxylase, with translation MDLIMLKAKLHKARVTHTMPDYEGSCAISGDLLDLAGIHEYEQIQIYNLSNGERFTTYAMREKEGEGIISVNGAAALKAKVSDRLIICAYANFSSEEIEGFKPCTLYMSSDNSISHTANAVPEQAIS, from the coding sequence ATGGATCTCATCATGTTAAAGGCCAAGCTGCATAAAGCTCGCGTCACGCATACCATGCCCGACTACGAAGGCTCGTGCGCCATCAGTGGCGACCTATTGGATCTAGCCGGCATCCACGAATATGAGCAAATACAGATATACAACCTCAGCAACGGCGAACGCTTTACGACCTACGCCATGCGTGAAAAGGAAGGCGAAGGCATTATTTCGGTCAATGGCGCGGCAGCATTAAAAGCCAAGGTCAGCGACCGGCTAATCATCTGTGCTTACGCTAACTTTAGCAGTGAAGAAATAGAAGGCTTTAAACCCTGCACTCTTTACATGAGCTCCGACAACTCCATTAGCCATACGGCCAACGCAGTACCAGAACAGGCGATTTCCTAA
- a CDS encoding sigma-54-dependent transcriptional regulator, with translation MGNILIVEDESIIRSALKRLLERNKYQVTEAESVAEALQNDLNTFDLIISDLRLPGAPGTDLISAAEKTQVLIMTSYASMKSAVNAMKLGAVDYIAKPFDHEDMIRTVRRIIEEARNKQNAPIPEDQADGESTAEPEVFLERDDKRAALGGLVGSCEPMQQLYKRILKVAPADITVLIQGESGTGKELAAKAIHDYSERKDNPMISVNCAAIPESLIESELFGHEKGAFTGASAARQGLIEAAEGGTLFLDEIGELPIEAQARLLRVLQENEIRRVGSVQATKINIRLIAATHRDLKKLVKEGLFREDLYYRLQVIEIALPPLRERMGDVIDIAEHLVNKHCKRLKLSKILRLTSNSRKLMRKYDWPGNVRELENAIQRAIILSDDGRLHSADLGISQDDWEIPATFTNQQAVPIAAVSDTSDTEQTEQDSDDLSLESYFQHFVLEHQESMSETELAQKLGISRKCLWERRQRLGIPRAKKVAAR, from the coding sequence ATGGGCAATATTCTCATCGTAGAAGACGAGAGCATTATTCGGTCGGCACTAAAACGACTATTGGAACGCAACAAATACCAAGTCACCGAAGCTGAATCGGTCGCCGAAGCCTTACAGAACGACCTCAACACTTTTGACCTCATTATTTCTGATCTACGACTACCTGGCGCGCCCGGTACCGACCTGATCTCTGCAGCCGAAAAAACCCAAGTTTTGATCATGACCAGTTACGCCAGTATGAAATCGGCCGTTAACGCCATGAAACTGGGGGCCGTCGACTATATTGCCAAGCCGTTCGATCACGAAGATATGATTCGCACGGTAAGACGAATTATTGAAGAGGCGCGTAATAAACAAAATGCGCCAATACCAGAAGACCAAGCCGATGGCGAAAGCACCGCTGAGCCTGAGGTATTTCTTGAACGGGACGACAAACGCGCCGCACTCGGTGGGCTGGTTGGCAGCTGCGAGCCAATGCAGCAGCTTTACAAACGTATTCTAAAAGTCGCACCTGCGGACATCACCGTACTTATTCAAGGCGAGTCTGGTACCGGTAAAGAGCTGGCCGCCAAAGCCATTCACGATTACAGCGAACGCAAAGACAACCCAATGATTTCGGTTAACTGCGCCGCCATCCCTGAAAGCCTGATTGAATCTGAATTATTCGGGCACGAGAAAGGCGCCTTTACCGGAGCCAGCGCAGCCCGCCAAGGCCTTATTGAAGCGGCGGAAGGTGGCACACTATTTTTAGATGAAATTGGCGAATTGCCAATCGAAGCTCAAGCTCGCTTGCTGCGTGTTTTGCAAGAAAACGAGATTCGACGAGTCGGTTCAGTACAAGCGACTAAGATCAACATCCGGCTTATTGCAGCGACGCACCGCGACCTGAAAAAGCTGGTAAAAGAAGGCCTGTTCCGTGAAGACCTTTATTACCGTCTGCAAGTCATCGAAATCGCACTGCCACCATTACGCGAACGAATGGGTGATGTTATCGATATTGCCGAACATTTAGTCAATAAACACTGTAAACGCTTAAAACTCAGCAAAATACTGCGTCTGACCAGTAATTCACGCAAGCTAATGCGCAAATACGACTGGCCCGGTAACGTTCGGGAACTAGAGAATGCGATACAGCGAGCCATTATTTTATCGGATGACGGCCGGCTGCATAGCGCCGACCTCGGCATCTCTCAAGACGACTGGGAAATTCCAGCAACCTTCACCAACCAACAGGCGGTTCCTATCGCTGCAGTTAGTGATACATCCGATACTGAGCAAACAGAGCAAGACAGCGATGACCTTTCGCTAGAAAGCTACTTCCAACACTTTGTGCTTGAACACCAAGAATCAATGTCCGAAACCGAGCTGGCGCAAAAACTAGGCATTAGTCGAAAATGCTTATGGGAGCGCCGACAACGGCTCGGCATTCCTCGGGCAAAAAAAGTAGCTGCTCGCTAA
- a CDS encoding type II secretion system protein — protein MKKQAGFTLIELIMVIVVLGILTAIALPRIADLSGEAEKATAQGALAAVKSASVITHAQYLAAGATTDSTGTETLYSVDLEGKAIEIINGYPGADTTNDDTATSAAPASICVAAGISDDFSCTTDSAGTTVTVTTTQGNCKFTYAEAADSSSSPEISTDVLDVDTNNTCG, from the coding sequence ATGAAAAAACAAGCTGGCTTCACGCTTATTGAATTAATTATGGTAATCGTTGTTCTTGGCATTTTAACGGCCATTGCCTTACCTCGTATTGCTGACCTGAGTGGCGAAGCTGAAAAAGCAACGGCTCAAGGTGCCTTAGCTGCGGTTAAATCTGCGTCTGTAATTACTCATGCTCAGTACTTAGCGGCTGGTGCAACAACAGACAGCACAGGTACTGAAACTTTATATTCAGTAGACCTTGAAGGTAAAGCAATCGAAATCATCAACGGCTACCCAGGTGCTGACACAACCAACGACGACACTGCAACATCAGCTGCGCCTGCGAGTATCTGTGTTGCCGCTGGCATCAGTGACGACTTTAGCTGTACAACCGATTCAGCTGGCACAACCGTTACCGTCACTACTACTCAAGGTAACTGTAAATTTACTTATGCTGAAGCAGCAGACAGCAGCTCTTCGCCTGAGATTAGTACAGACGTTCTTGACGTTGATACGAACAACACTTGCGGTTAA
- the panB gene encoding 3-methyl-2-oxobutanoate hydroxymethyltransferase — MTKTMTVASLKKMTADGEKFTMLTAYDATFAQLLSSAGVETLLIGDSLGMVIQGQHSTLPVSVDEMVYHTQAVARGNQGALLVADMPFNSYGTTEQCLATAGKLMQAGAHMVKLEGGDWLCESITAMSRMGIPSCVHMGLTPQSVNKFGGYKVQGRDNDAAQSMIDQALAVANAGADFILLECVPASLAKAITEAVPVPVIGIGAGKDTDAQVLVCYDMLGLTQHRMPKFVKNYMLEHHNYQSAVKAYIDEVKAQTFPAAEHEFD; from the coding sequence ATGACAAAAACAATGACAGTCGCGAGTCTGAAAAAAATGACCGCCGACGGTGAAAAATTCACCATGTTAACGGCCTACGACGCCACCTTTGCTCAGCTATTATCAAGCGCGGGTGTTGAAACACTTTTAATTGGCGACTCGCTAGGCATGGTCATACAGGGTCAGCATTCAACCTTACCAGTCAGTGTTGATGAAATGGTTTACCACACCCAAGCCGTAGCACGCGGCAATCAAGGCGCACTGTTAGTCGCCGACATGCCATTTAATTCTTACGGCACGACCGAACAATGCTTAGCAACGGCTGGCAAACTGATGCAGGCCGGTGCTCATATGGTCAAACTTGAAGGCGGCGACTGGCTCTGCGAATCGATTACGGCAATGAGCCGCATGGGCATTCCAAGCTGTGTACACATGGGACTGACACCGCAATCGGTGAACAAGTTTGGCGGCTACAAGGTTCAAGGCCGAGATAACGATGCTGCACAAAGCATGATCGACCAAGCATTGGCCGTGGCCAACGCTGGCGCTGATTTTATTCTGTTAGAATGCGTCCCGGCTTCACTTGCCAAGGCGATTACTGAGGCAGTACCGGTACCGGTTATCGGCATTGGTGCCGGCAAAGACACCGACGCCCAAGTACTGGTGTGTTACGACATGCTTGGTTTAACCCAGCATCGCATGCCTAAGTTTGTTAAAAACTACATGCTCGAACATCATAACTACCAGTCTGCCGTCAAAGCCTATATTGACGAAGTTAAGGCTCAGACGTTTCCTGCGGCTGAGCACGAGTTTGACTAG